The DNA window CCAGTACCAGGATATTATATCCAAGGCGGTAATGCAGAACGCTCGCTAGCAATATCGTCATCGTAGATTTACCCACTCCCCCCTTTTGCGCATAAATGCTTACCTTTAAAGTTTCTTTCTTTTTTTCCATATTATATTATTTTATAGCTTCTTAATTTTAAAGTTGTATTAAAGAGCAATTGCCTAAGTTTACAGATGCACAGTAAAATATAGGTAGAGTCAGTTATACGAGTTAAAAAAGGACCTTATATAAATACTCACATCTTATCTGTAAATCATACATACTTCTTAGAATTCCGTAAACTGATAAAAAATCTACCAACATTTATGACTTCATATTTTACCGTTTTTATCCTTTTACCCTTTTATAGTTTTACGTTTTTATAGTTTTATGCTTTTACATTTTTAAAACCTAACACTTTTATGCTTTTACAATTACTTGGTTTGTAACTGGCTAAGTTAACCATAGTCACTGCCCACATGCCGTATGCAAAAGAAGGCAACTGTAGGAGCTGTAAAGCAGAAGTTTTACTACCTTTCCTCTTTTTACCTACGGTTTCCGAAAGTTTTTTATGATGCGAGCTTTATGCTATTCTTTCTCATATCTGTTCCCAAGAACAGAGCAAGTTGTGTTTTGAGTGCCTCAAAACTCGTTTTGTGCCCCAAAACTACTTGCTCTGCCGAGGGCTGGTTAATCCTCCAAAGTCGGCTTTACCTTTATGATTTTATTGTTAATGGCTGTGAATTTTTAGGAAAAGAAAGGCTTCCAAAAGCTATTAAGCAATATATTAATTGATCTTTTGATAGGTTTTGGAAAAAAGTATATGGTAACAAATCGTAAAGGTGGTCGCAAACCTAAACTTGAGAAAGCAACACACAGGTACGTTTTCCGTCTTACGGATTCGGAGAATGCAAAATTTCAAACGCTATTTGAACAATCCGGGCTGGATAAAAGAGCAAAGTTTATCATATCCCTTCTATTTGAAAGGAAGATAAATTCAGTTATTGTCGATAAAGGTGCTATTGACTATTGCACAAAATTATCACAATTTTTTGCTCAGTTCAGGGCTATCGGAGTCAACTACAATCAAATTGTAAAGATCCTCCACACTAATTTCAGCGATAAAAAAACAGTGCTTTATATCGGTAAACTTGAAGAGCAGACCAAAGAACTTGCTGCGATCTGCCGCGATGTTTTAATCCTTAGCAAAAAATTTGAAGCGGAATATCTTGTCAAAAAAGGAAAGTTATGATTGCGAAAATAGGACGTGGGTCAAATTTATATGGTGCTTTGAATTATAACAACTCCAAAGTAATTCAAAGCAATGCCTCAATATTACACCTTAACAATATTTTTGAAACACCTGATGGCAACTATACGACAGCTCAGCTGTTGTACTCATTCCTGCCGAATCTTGCGGCAAATAAAAATACAGAGAAGACAGCAATCCATATTTCTTTAAATCCCGATCCAAATGATATGGTGTCAGATGAAGATTATGTCGGCATTGCTAGGGAATATATGACGAAAATGGGATATGGTGATCAACCATATGTGGTTTTTAAACATGATGATATCGACCGTAGCCATATCCATATTGTTTCATCAACAGTGAACCAAAATGGAATCAAAATATTTGATGTTTTTGAAAAGAGAAGATCAATGGAAATCTGTCGCGAAATTGAAAAAGAATATAAGTTAATACGAGCAGACGAAAGAATTAGTTCCAACGAAAGTCTCGCTTTCGTACCTGTTGATCATACTAAAGGAAATGTAAAGAGCCAGATTACAGCTGTTGTGAGATATCTCCCGAAATATTATCATTTTCAAAATCTTGGAAGTTATAATGCGTTGCTATCGCTATTCAATATCTCGGCTGAAACCATCAAAAAGGAATATAATGGTGAGATTAAAGAAGGCTTGATCTATTTCGCGCTAGATAAGAATGGGGAGAAGGCCACAAATCCCTTTAAAGCATCTCTGTTTGGGAAGCACGCAGGGCTTTCAGCCTTGCAATCTCACTTTCTAAAATGTAAAGAAGACCCAGCCGAAACTAAAGAAGAAACCAAAATAATTATTTCACAAGCCCTCGCTATTGCACAAAGTGAAAAGGACTTTAAAGCGTACTTAATAGAACATGGTATTAATGTAGTGATACGAAGGAACCAGCACGGAAGATTGTATGGAATTAGCTTTGTAGATCATAACGCACGCACGGTATACAATGGCTCACATCTTGGCAAACAGTATTCTGCAAACGCAATCGATGAGATTTTTTCCAGGACCAACAACTCTCCAGTACCGACGGGCATAGAATTCCCACAAAAAAGCGATACTTCAAGACCTGTAATTCCTCATAAAGATACACTTCACCCGTTATTCGATTTTATGCTAAATAGCGTTTCTAGTTTTCCTGACTGGGGAATACTGAATGACTTTTTACTTAGCGGAAACGCAGAAGATCCGGAAGAACAGCTATTTGAATTTAATATGAAGAAAAAGAAAAGGAGGCAAAACAAAAGATAATTTAGCATTGATCCTGCATAAATTACATACCCATACCAAGCTCCTATTTTAAAAACCCTTTGTTAAAATAGTTAATCAAAGTAAATAGGATGGTACTGCGATAGTGCTACGGAATTTGGCCTTACACTGTTTCGCCAGCTGATAGTTCTATGACGGGATGATCCCTCCTGACATTTTCCTAGTCCATCTAAATCCTCTACGAATCCATAAAAATAGATCTTATGCGCCGGAAATATTACTTCCTGTTGATAAATGACAGGCTGCTCCTGCAAGCTGTGGCTCAGTTCCTTCAATAGCATAATTGGTTCGGAAAGAAAAACTGGAAAACCCATAAAATTAAGCTTTTTACAGTTCTCATCCGCGAAGATTTCTGTAAGCGCACCAGATGTATATTCGAAAGACAAACCGTTTGGCCTGAACTCCAGAATTGTATCATCCCTTACTTGCCCAAACTCTGCGATCGCGTCCGAAACAGCTATATAATCTTCAGCACTAAAAAAGTCAGGAAACATTTTGTACAGTTCATCCAGTCCAGCTTGCTGGCTTTGAACTGTATCACTTCTGTCAATTTGAACTGGTCCAATATCTGCACTGAATTGATCAACATCCGAACGTAACATTGAAAATTTAATCTGCCCAAGCCCTTCTAAAGGATGTATTTGCCAAATGGAATTAGTATTTTTAGACATAAACCTAAATCTATATAGTTTAGACTAATATAATTAATTTTGCTTAACTGATCTTTTATCTGGCGTACTTCCTAGTTTAAACATCATTATATCTTGCTCGTTCGCAAATTTGAAAAGATCATCATTGCCGTGTAAATAATTGGAATTACAATCTGTAGCGCAGTGCGATGTGACGCCAGATATCTTCGGCGAAATCCTGATCTTCGCCATGTTCAAAATGCCATTTTCCATTTGTTTTAATCAGCTTTTGTACCAGACCATCCAAGAGTATCTGAAATTCAGTCATATTTTTAGTCAAATCTCTGCTCAATAATACGACTTGAAAATCACGATTTTTAAAGGTGATTCTGAATACCTGTTTATTAAATTGCTCTTCAAATTGTCCTATAGTATCAAACATAATCCACTTCCGAAATTCAGTCTAATTATAGGAATTTTATCGCAGACAAAAAACTTAATGGCTAATCTAAATCTTACAATATTTCAAAGGTATTGGAAGTTATAGGCAAATGTATGCCATCTTATGCATTAGCAGAAAAATTGTTCGTCAGGACTAATATCTATGGTGAAACTTTTCATATATGCAAGAAGACGATTTAAGAGGCCTCGCAAAAATTATGGCTTTCATGCGAGCTGTAAGCATTCTCCTAGTTTTGATGAATTTCTACTGGTTCTGTTACTCCTTTTTCTTTGAACAGGGATGGACGCTCGAAATTGTCGAGCGAATTCTCAAAAATTTCCAAAAAACCTCTGGTTTATTTACTAATTCCACATATAGCAAACTGTTTGCCCTAATCTTATTGGCACTGAGCTGTCTGGGAACTAAAGGCGTGAAAAACGAAAAAATTAAGTGGAAAAATATCAATACATGTCTATTTGCTGGATCAATACTATACTTACTCAATTTCCCGCTTATTGAAATATCAGGCATTCTATATATGCTTTCTACATCTGCAGGCTTTATCCTGCTTATGGTTGCTGGATTATGGATGAGTAGGCTGCTTAAAAACAAATTGATGGATGATCCTTTCAATAATGAAAACGAAAGCTTCATGCAGGAGACAAAGCTTTTAGAAAATGAGTTTTCCGTTAACCTGCCCACAAAATTTTATTATCGTGGAAAATGGAATGACGGATGGATTTCGGTGGTGAACGTCTTTCGCGCATCTATCGTACTAGGTACTCCCGGAAGTGGTAAGAGCTACGCTATAGTAAACAACTACATTAAGCAACATATCGAAAAAGGATTCTCGATGTACATTTACGATTTCAAATTTGATGATCTTTCACTAATCGCTTACAACCATCTCCTGAAGCACAGTGACAAGTACGATGTAAAACCCAAATTCTATGTGATCAACTTTGATAATCCACGCAAAAGCCATCGCTGCAATCCCTTAAATCCTAAATTCATGACTGACATCTCTGATGCATACGAAGCATCGTACACCATCATGCTAAACCTCAATAAGACGTGGATTCAGAAACAAGGGGATTTTTTTGTTGAGTCACCAATCATCCTGCTAGCAGCGATCATCTGGTTTTTAAAGATTTATGATAATGGTAAATTCTGCACTTTTCCGCACGCAATCGAACTACTTAATAAAAAATATGCTGATATTTTTACAATACTAACAAGTTATTCTGAGCTTGAAAACTACCTTAGTCCCTTTCTTGATGCTTGGGAAGGCGGGGCACAAGATCAACTACAAGGCCAGATTGCCTCTGCTAAAATCCCACTATCAAGAATGATCTCTCCGCAGCTCTACTGGGTTATGTCCGGGGATGATTTTTCATTGGACATAAACAATCCGGAGGAACCGAAAATCCTATGTGTTGGTAATAATCCTGATAGACAGAACATCTACTCGGCTGCCCTCGGCTTA is part of the Chryseobacterium camelliae genome and encodes:
- the mobA gene encoding conjugal transfer protein MobA codes for the protein MVTNRKGGRKPKLEKATHRYVFRLTDSENAKFQTLFEQSGLDKRAKFIISLLFERKINSVIVDKGAIDYCTKLSQFFAQFRAIGVNYNQIVKILHTNFSDKKTVLYIGKLEEQTKELAAICRDVLILSKKFEAEYLVKKGKL
- the mobB gene encoding conjugal transfer protein MobB, yielding MIAKIGRGSNLYGALNYNNSKVIQSNASILHLNNIFETPDGNYTTAQLLYSFLPNLAANKNTEKTAIHISLNPDPNDMVSDEDYVGIAREYMTKMGYGDQPYVVFKHDDIDRSHIHIVSSTVNQNGIKIFDVFEKRRSMEICREIEKEYKLIRADERISSNESLAFVPVDHTKGNVKSQITAVVRYLPKYYHFQNLGSYNALLSLFNISAETIKKEYNGEIKEGLIYFALDKNGEKATNPFKASLFGKHAGLSALQSHFLKCKEDPAETKEETKIIISQALAIAQSEKDFKAYLIEHGINVVIRRNQHGRLYGISFVDHNARTVYNGSHLGKQYSANAIDEIFSRTNNSPVPTGIEFPQKSDTSRPVIPHKDTLHPLFDFMLNSVSSFPDWGILNDFLLSGNAEDPEEQLFEFNMKKKKRRQNKR
- the mobC gene encoding conjugal transfer protein MobC, which produces MQEDDLRGLAKIMAFMRAVSILLVLMNFYWFCYSFFFEQGWTLEIVERILKNFQKTSGLFTNSTYSKLFALILLALSCLGTKGVKNEKIKWKNINTCLFAGSILYLLNFPLIEISGILYMLSTSAGFILLMVAGLWMSRLLKNKLMDDPFNNENESFMQETKLLENEFSVNLPTKFYYRGKWNDGWISVVNVFRASIVLGTPGSGKSYAIVNNYIKQHIEKGFSMYIYDFKFDDLSLIAYNHLLKHSDKYDVKPKFYVINFDNPRKSHRCNPLNPKFMTDISDAYEASYTIMLNLNKTWIQKQGDFFVESPIILLAAIIWFLKIYDNGKFCTFPHAIELLNKKYADIFTILTSYSELENYLSPFLDAWEGGAQDQLQGQIASAKIPLSRMISPQLYWVMSGDDFSLDINNPEEPKILCVGNNPDRQNIYSAALGLYNSRIVKMINKKGKLKSSVIIDELPTIYFRGLDNLIATARSNKVAVCLGFQDFSQLVRDYGDKEAKVILNTVGNIFSGQVVGETAKTLSERFGKIVQKRQSISINRNDTSTSISTQLDSLIPASKISTLSQGMFVGAVADNFGEKIEQKIFHAQIVVDTEKVATETKNFKPIPEIRGFISETGEDSMDKEIDQNYRQIKLDVSKIIASELSRIQNDPELRHLIR